One Actinoplanes missouriensis 431 DNA segment encodes these proteins:
- a CDS encoding nuclear transport factor 2 family protein has product MRTRTFVSGLAASAALLAGLAAPSAAASREHTAPAAATRQGAEQVPAIGRRWAAAWLTTDTRDLARLYTKDAVYTDRALGLVFHGRDGVTEWETGSHQLIDGLRFEVTGGFGGRDEAVVQGVFSGHIVGAPRPFAVPAATVLRLRGGLIRSSEDYYNRGEILSDSGLPTDWTPAGA; this is encoded by the coding sequence ATGCGTACACGTACCTTCGTTTCTGGTTTGGCGGCGTCTGCGGCGCTTCTCGCCGGCTTGGCGGCACCCTCGGCCGCAGCCTCGCGGGAGCACACCGCGCCGGCTGCTGCGACGCGGCAGGGCGCCGAGCAGGTGCCGGCGATCGGGCGGCGCTGGGCCGCCGCGTGGCTGACCACCGACACCCGCGATCTCGCTCGCCTGTACACGAAGGACGCGGTCTACACCGACCGTGCTCTCGGCCTGGTTTTCCACGGTCGCGACGGGGTCACCGAGTGGGAGACCGGGTCCCATCAGCTCATCGACGGTCTCCGGTTCGAGGTGACCGGCGGGTTCGGCGGGCGTGACGAGGCGGTGGTGCAGGGCGTGTTCAGCGGCCACATCGTCGGGGCGCCTCGTCCGTTCGCGGTGCCGGCGGCGACCGTGCTGCGGCTGCGCGGCGGTCTGATCCGGTCGAGCGAGGACTACTACAACCGAGGGGAGATCTTGAGCGATTCGGGGCTGCCCACTGATTGGACCCCGGCCGGCGCTTGA
- a CDS encoding DUF427 domain-containing protein, translated as MESVWDYPRPPRVEPVRKRVTIVHAGQTIVDSDRCLRVLETSHPPVYYVPRDDIAEGVLEPGEGRSYCEFKGVAGYWDLVVGGTRVPQAGWSYERPVPAYAEIEGFVAFYPSRVDECRVGGERVVPQEGDFYGGWITPEITGPFKGGPGTRGW; from the coding sequence ATGGAATCAGTGTGGGACTATCCACGTCCACCCCGCGTCGAACCGGTCCGCAAGCGGGTGACGATCGTGCATGCCGGGCAGACGATCGTCGACAGCGACCGCTGCCTGCGGGTGCTGGAGACCTCGCATCCGCCGGTCTACTACGTGCCCCGCGACGACATCGCCGAGGGCGTGCTGGAGCCGGGCGAGGGACGGTCGTACTGCGAGTTCAAGGGTGTCGCCGGGTACTGGGATCTCGTCGTCGGCGGGACCCGCGTGCCACAGGCCGGCTGGTCCTATGAGCGGCCCGTCCCGGCGTACGCGGAGATTGAGGGTTTTGTCGCCTTTTATCCGAGCCGCGTCGACGAGTGCCGGGTCGGTGGCGAGCGGGTGGTGCCGCAGGAGGGCGATTTCTACGGCGGCTGGATCACCCCGGAGATCACCGGCCCGTTCAAGGGCGGCCCGGGGACCAGGGGCTGGTGA
- a CDS encoding phospholipase D-like domain-containing protein: MPHVPSLTDLIDRYLPPATEACPTFTENSRFEPIIDGVTYFTELAGHMEALGPGDAVYIAGYQADPHLDLTGRVAGDAGYRPFTDVLAEKAADGADVRIVLSAAEYPGAGPWLPIGPFLANTLAARVIRAWKPSTRESGPTLENRVLLDWSGPVLGSNHQKLVVFSHDGVLTAYVGGLDLSPSRFDHSPHRRLRLGEHRWGWHDAAARLHGPAAARVRETFQFRWQNTAALPPRFATTSLLSSGERTVLNPPDSPVELPPAPEQPEHPAEGTAVQVVRSYRPWSLYRHRGWRRMRRANVVRAGIQEIYHAMATAIGAAQKYIYLEDQYFHEAPGGDPRFQLYGGLRSAARRGVKVILIGSGRKDPADGGDSTVRPVITRDLRRRVLDRLPPADRRNVVMYRIDNLTVHTKLMLVDDVFASIGSANFFSRSMVGTDSEITSTLVTTGDLVRDLRVRLWAEHLRAPVTEQLVPALTDLDTALGIWRREWLPTGHPPQTWRRHGLPAGFAPAEWALTPARYSAAVLRRERWRH, encoded by the coding sequence ATGCCGCACGTGCCTTCGCTGACCGATCTGATCGACCGTTACCTGCCACCGGCCACCGAGGCGTGCCCCACGTTCACCGAGAACTCGCGGTTCGAGCCGATCATCGACGGGGTCACCTACTTCACCGAGCTGGCCGGGCACATGGAGGCGCTCGGGCCGGGCGACGCCGTCTACATCGCCGGCTACCAGGCGGACCCGCACCTCGATCTGACCGGCCGGGTCGCCGGTGACGCCGGCTACCGGCCGTTCACCGACGTGCTCGCGGAGAAGGCCGCGGACGGCGCCGATGTACGGATCGTACTCAGCGCGGCCGAATATCCCGGTGCTGGCCCGTGGCTGCCGATCGGCCCGTTTTTGGCCAACACCCTCGCCGCGCGGGTGATCCGGGCGTGGAAGCCGTCCACCCGCGAGTCCGGGCCGACGCTGGAGAACCGGGTGCTGCTGGACTGGTCCGGCCCGGTGCTGGGGTCCAACCATCAGAAGCTGGTGGTGTTCAGCCATGATGGGGTGCTCACGGCGTACGTCGGCGGACTTGATCTTTCGCCCTCCCGGTTCGACCACTCGCCGCATCGGCGTCTGCGGCTCGGCGAACACCGCTGGGGCTGGCACGACGCGGCCGCCCGCCTGCACGGACCGGCCGCCGCCCGGGTCCGGGAGACGTTCCAGTTCCGCTGGCAGAACACCGCCGCCCTGCCGCCCCGGTTCGCCACCACGAGCCTGCTGTCCTCCGGCGAGCGGACCGTGCTCAACCCGCCGGACTCGCCGGTCGAGCTGCCGCCGGCGCCGGAGCAGCCCGAGCACCCGGCGGAGGGGACCGCGGTGCAGGTGGTGCGCTCCTACCGGCCGTGGAGTCTGTACCGGCACCGCGGGTGGCGGCGGATGCGCCGGGCGAACGTGGTCCGCGCCGGCATCCAGGAGATCTATCACGCGATGGCCACCGCGATCGGGGCGGCGCAGAAGTACATCTACCTGGAGGACCAGTATTTCCACGAGGCGCCGGGCGGCGATCCACGGTTCCAGTTGTACGGGGGTCTGCGGTCCGCGGCCCGCCGTGGCGTCAAGGTGATCCTGATCGGTTCCGGACGCAAGGACCCGGCCGACGGCGGCGACAGCACGGTCCGCCCGGTGATCACGCGCGACCTGCGCCGCCGGGTCCTGGACCGGCTGCCGCCCGCCGACCGGCGCAACGTGGTGATGTACCGGATCGACAACCTGACCGTGCACACCAAGCTGATGCTCGTCGACGACGTGTTCGCCAGCATCGGATCGGCGAACTTCTTCAGCCGGTCGATGGTCGGCACCGACAGCGAGATCACCTCCACCCTGGTCACCACCGGCGATCTGGTCCGTGACCTGCGGGTGCGGCTGTGGGCCGAACATCTGCGGGCGCCGGTGACCGAGCAGCTCGTCCCGGCGCTGACCGACCTGGACACCGCCCTGGGCATCTGGCGCCGGGAGTGGCTGCCGACCGGGCATCCGCCGCAGACCTGGCGCCGGCACGGCCTGCCGGCCGGTTTCGCCCCGGCCGAGTGGGCGCTGACCCCGGCCCGTTACTCCGCCGCGGTGCTGCGCCGGGAGCGGTGGCGCCACTGA
- a CDS encoding discoidin domain-containing protein produces the protein MTPPTLTSPPPHPRRHRGRIALSAALAAALGATVLSAASSASAADAPISQGKPATASSVESAAFPASAAVDGDAGTRWSSTFADPQWLQVDLGSTQSISQVVLNWEAAYASAFTIQTSANGSTWTTISPVTAGKAGVQTLTVTGSGRYVRMSGTTRATPYGYSLWEFQVFGTGTTPTLPTSDTPDFGPNVRIFEPSTPASTIQTAVDQAFNAQLRSPAAQFGSQRHVFLFKPGSYGRVWANVGFYTTIAGLGVNPDDVTINGAVNVDSGWNYGDEKNATQNFWRSMENLSIVPEGGTNRWAVSQAAPMRRVHIKGNLTLAPSNQDNGQGYSSGGYLADSVVDGVVSSGSQQQWYTRDSRIGRWDGGVWNMVYSGVQGAPANAFPNPPHTTLATTPVTREKPYLYVDSAGLYRVFVPGLRRNSAGATWPNAAGTSIPMREFYVAKPGDSAARINQALAQGLNLFFTPGTYSLSETIRVTRANTVVTGIGFPTLIPTGGVEALNVADVDGVKVSGLTFDAGTTNSPTLMSVGRAGVHTDHAANPISLQDVFFRIGSSVQGRATTTLAVHADDTIIDHIWAWRADHGGAPTGWTVNTGDTGLIVNGDDVLATGLFVEHYQKYEVIWNGNRGKTIFFQNEKPYDVPNQAAWMGPRGNGYAAYKVADSVTDHELWGGGSYCYFNVNPSVRVDRAFEVPNRSGVRLRSVLTVSLGDVGTIANVVNDTGGAVPNPAGNTTPRTVVAYP, from the coding sequence ATGACACCTCCGACGCTGACCTCCCCGCCGCCGCACCCACGCCGTCACCGCGGGCGGATCGCGCTGAGCGCCGCCCTCGCCGCGGCCCTCGGCGCCACCGTCCTCTCCGCCGCCTCCTCCGCCAGCGCCGCGGACGCCCCGATCTCGCAGGGCAAGCCGGCCACCGCCTCGTCCGTCGAGAGCGCCGCCTTCCCGGCCTCCGCCGCGGTCGACGGCGACGCCGGCACCCGCTGGTCCAGCACGTTCGCCGACCCCCAGTGGTTGCAGGTGGACCTGGGCAGCACCCAGTCGATCAGCCAGGTCGTGCTGAACTGGGAGGCGGCCTACGCCTCGGCGTTCACCATCCAGACGTCCGCGAACGGCAGCACCTGGACGACCATCAGCCCGGTCACCGCGGGTAAGGCCGGGGTGCAGACCCTCACCGTCACCGGCAGCGGCCGGTACGTGCGGATGAGTGGCACCACGCGCGCCACCCCGTACGGATATTCGCTCTGGGAATTCCAGGTCTTCGGCACCGGAACCACGCCGACGCTGCCCACCTCGGACACCCCGGACTTCGGCCCGAACGTGCGGATCTTCGAGCCGTCCACGCCGGCGTCGACCATTCAGACCGCGGTGGACCAGGCGTTCAACGCGCAGTTGCGCAGCCCGGCCGCGCAGTTCGGCAGCCAGCGCCACGTGTTCCTGTTCAAGCCCGGCAGCTACGGCAGGGTGTGGGCCAACGTCGGGTTCTACACCACGATCGCCGGTCTCGGCGTCAACCCGGACGACGTGACGATCAACGGCGCGGTCAACGTCGACTCCGGCTGGAACTACGGCGACGAGAAGAACGCGACCCAGAACTTCTGGCGCAGCATGGAGAACCTGTCGATCGTGCCCGAGGGTGGCACGAACCGGTGGGCCGTCTCCCAGGCCGCGCCGATGCGCCGGGTGCACATCAAGGGCAACCTGACCCTGGCGCCGTCGAACCAGGACAACGGGCAGGGCTACTCCAGCGGCGGCTACCTCGCCGACTCGGTCGTCGACGGCGTCGTCTCGTCCGGCTCCCAGCAGCAGTGGTACACCCGGGACAGCCGGATCGGCCGCTGGGACGGCGGGGTGTGGAACATGGTCTACTCCGGCGTGCAGGGCGCCCCGGCCAACGCGTTCCCGAACCCGCCGCACACCACCCTCGCCACCACCCCGGTGACACGGGAGAAGCCTTATCTGTACGTCGACAGCGCCGGCCTCTACCGCGTGTTCGTCCCCGGTCTGCGGCGTAACTCGGCCGGTGCCACCTGGCCCAACGCGGCCGGCACCTCGATCCCGATGCGGGAGTTCTACGTCGCCAAGCCCGGTGACAGCGCCGCCCGGATCAACCAGGCTCTGGCCCAGGGCCTGAACCTGTTCTTCACCCCGGGCACGTACTCGCTCAGCGAGACCATCCGGGTCACCCGCGCCAACACCGTGGTGACCGGCATCGGTTTCCCGACGCTGATCCCGACCGGCGGGGTCGAGGCGCTGAACGTCGCCGACGTCGACGGGGTCAAGGTCAGCGGCCTGACCTTCGACGCCGGGACGACCAACAGCCCGACGCTGATGAGTGTCGGACGGGCCGGCGTGCACACCGACCACGCCGCGAACCCGATCAGCCTGCAGGACGTCTTCTTCCGCATCGGCAGCAGCGTCCAGGGCCGGGCCACCACCACCCTCGCCGTGCACGCCGACGACACGATCATCGACCACATCTGGGCCTGGCGGGCCGACCACGGCGGCGCGCCCACCGGCTGGACGGTCAACACCGGTGACACCGGCCTGATCGTGAACGGTGACGACGTCCTCGCCACCGGCCTGTTCGTGGAGCACTACCAGAAGTACGAGGTGATCTGGAACGGCAACCGCGGGAAGACGATCTTCTTCCAGAACGAGAAGCCGTACGACGTGCCCAACCAGGCTGCCTGGATGGGGCCGCGCGGGAACGGTTACGCCGCCTACAAGGTCGCCGACTCCGTCACCGACCACGAGCTCTGGGGCGGCGGCTCGTACTGCTACTTCAACGTCAACCCCAGTGTCCGGGTGGACCGGGCGTTCGAGGTGCCGAACCGGTCCGGTGTCCGGCTGCGCAGCGTCCTGACCGTCTCGCTCGGTGACGTCGGCACCATCGCCAACGTCGTGAACGACACCGGTGGCGCCGTCCCCAACCCGGCCGGCAACACCACGCCGCGCACCGTCGTGGCGTACCCCTGA
- a CDS encoding arginase family protein: MSPAAWTSASTRDLTDDAELGFQIVPSVEIDDLGARGIAERIQDRVGERPVYLSIDIDVLDPAFAPGTGTPEAGGMTSRELLAVLRSFGTLNLVGADVVEVAPAYDHAEITGIAAAHTVYEILSALAVRR, encoded by the coding sequence ATGTCGCCGGCGGCGTGGACATCAGCCTCCACCCGGGACCTCACCGACGACGCCGAACTGGGCTTCCAGATCGTGCCGAGCGTCGAGATCGACGACCTGGGCGCGCGCGGCATCGCCGAACGCATCCAGGACCGGGTGGGTGAGCGCCCGGTCTATCTCTCCATCGACATCGACGTGCTCGACCCGGCGTTCGCGCCCGGCACCGGCACCCCGGAGGCGGGCGGCATGACCAGCCGGGAACTGCTCGCGGTCCTGCGCAGCTTCGGCACGCTCAACCTGGTCGGCGCGGACGTCGTCGAGGTGGCGCCGGCCTACGACCACGCCGAGATCACCGGCATCGCGGCGGCGCACACCGTCTACGAGATCCTGTCCGCGCTGGCGGTGCGCCGATAG
- a CDS encoding cyclase family protein, whose translation MRVRRIVDLSVPVGPQTQVYPGDPVPRLTTHATVEADGFNLLHLDMGSQTGTHVDAPFHFDSTAPRLHELDLALFTGRGVVLDVRGLAPRAPITWDLLDPAGLGPGVIALICTGWSAQYGTPGYFDHPYLDAGACRRMLDLGVRTFAIDAINIDETPSEIGYPVHHLIARAGGVIGENLRGLERVDFPDPLVSLLPIALENADGAPVRAVAMQLEK comes from the coding sequence ATGCGTGTACGCCGGATCGTCGACCTGTCCGTGCCCGTCGGCCCCCAGACGCAGGTCTACCCGGGTGATCCGGTGCCGCGGCTGACCACCCACGCGACGGTCGAGGCCGACGGCTTCAACCTGCTGCACCTGGACATGGGCTCGCAGACCGGCACCCACGTGGACGCGCCGTTCCACTTCGACTCGACGGCCCCGCGGCTGCACGAGCTCGACCTCGCGCTGTTCACCGGCCGGGGCGTCGTGCTCGACGTGCGCGGCCTCGCCCCGCGGGCCCCGATCACCTGGGACCTGCTCGACCCGGCCGGGCTCGGACCCGGCGTCATCGCGCTGATCTGCACCGGCTGGTCCGCGCAGTACGGGACGCCCGGGTACTTCGATCACCCGTACCTCGATGCCGGCGCCTGCCGCCGGATGCTCGACCTCGGCGTGCGCACGTTCGCCATCGACGCCATCAACATCGACGAGACGCCGTCCGAGATCGGTTACCCGGTGCACCACCTGATCGCCCGGGCCGGCGGCGTCATCGGCGAGAACCTCCGCGGCCTCGAGCGGGTCGACTTCCCGGACCCCCTGGTGTCCCTGCTGCCGATCGCCTTGGAGAATGCGGACGGGGCGCCGGTCCGGGCGGTCGCGATGCAGCTGGAGAAATGA
- a CDS encoding helix-turn-helix domain-containing protein, which yields MAQPPASAAAIGGRLRAARQARGLTLQQVADATSLNKGFISRLERDEVSP from the coding sequence GTGGCCCAGCCGCCGGCCTCCGCGGCGGCGATCGGCGGACGGCTGCGCGCCGCCCGCCAGGCCCGCGGGCTCACCCTGCAGCAGGTCGCCGATGCCACCAGCCTGAACAAGGGTTTCATCAGCCGGCTGGAACGCGACGAGGTCTCCCCGTAG
- a CDS encoding cupin domain-containing protein translates to MASLIAICEVLGIRVGTLFEPPATSLVRAGEGRPINFGGSKVNELLLTPGTQSHLQVIHSTVEPGGSGGDELYTLDCDVEFVYVTRSRLRLTLAEESVLVDAGDAFTFPGREPHTWANAGDGDEQCQVIWALAPAP, encoded by the coding sequence GTGGCGTCCCTCATCGCGATCTGCGAGGTCCTCGGCATCCGGGTCGGCACGCTGTTCGAGCCACCGGCCACCTCCCTGGTCCGCGCCGGCGAGGGCCGCCCCATCAACTTCGGCGGCAGCAAGGTCAACGAGCTGCTGCTGACCCCCGGCACCCAGTCGCATCTGCAGGTCATCCACTCGACGGTCGAGCCCGGCGGCAGCGGCGGCGACGAGCTGTACACGCTCGACTGCGACGTCGAGTTCGTCTACGTCACCCGTAGCCGGCTGCGCCTCACCCTCGCCGAGGAGTCGGTGCTGGTCGACGCCGGCGACGCCTTCACCTTCCCCGGGCGCGAGCCGCACACCTGGGCCAACGCGGGTGACGGCGACGAACAGTGCCAGGTCATCTGGGCGCTCGCCCCGGCGCCCTGA
- a CDS encoding methyl-accepting chemotaxis protein — protein MTTATARRPWGDLPVGVKIMTAVLVAVGVSAGATGATLYETHRVSDAGNEIYTDNVQSMVVASDLRDTFRLLRLDQNGLALLAGDKEAMAEKAQDIEDDIAALDDLLTEYSPGAASQEAVAGFTEQLATYTGIAESKMIPAALAGDIATYVALKDGEANDSYEACKALLKEMLTAEQTQAAARAAELNDTYRTAIVVSLSTLALALLAGVVLALWIARGISRPLRAVAASLGRVAEGDLTAEVIDPGTRDEVGTMARGLKASLDSMRASVAEVLEQAGRLAAASGDLNHVAGQIEKDAAGNATRSETAANAANDVALSVSTVAAASEEMTAAIADISRSAAGAVEVAQQALTTAAQTNASVAALGEASMEVGDVVKVINSIAEQTNLLALNATIEAARAGEAGKGFAVVATEVKDLAQETAKATDEISRKVQAIQNSSREAADALGQISGIFERINEHQMTVASAVEEQTATTQEITRSVGQASSGVDDIARSVGEVSATAEQSRANAGRAAGAAGDLAALAASLDRAVSRFRV, from the coding sequence ATGACCACAGCCACAGCACGTCGCCCCTGGGGAGACCTCCCGGTCGGTGTCAAGATCATGACCGCGGTGCTGGTGGCTGTGGGTGTCTCCGCCGGCGCGACCGGCGCGACCCTCTACGAGACGCACCGGGTCAGCGACGCGGGCAACGAGATCTACACCGACAACGTGCAGTCCATGGTGGTCGCCTCCGACCTGCGTGACACGTTCCGTCTGCTGCGCCTCGATCAGAACGGTCTGGCGCTGCTCGCCGGCGACAAGGAGGCCATGGCGGAGAAGGCCCAGGACATCGAGGACGACATCGCCGCCCTCGACGACCTGCTCACCGAGTACAGCCCCGGCGCGGCCTCGCAGGAAGCGGTCGCCGGATTCACCGAGCAACTCGCCACCTACACCGGCATCGCCGAGAGCAAGATGATCCCGGCCGCGCTCGCGGGCGACATCGCCACCTACGTCGCCCTCAAGGACGGCGAGGCCAACGACTCCTACGAAGCGTGCAAGGCGCTGCTCAAGGAGATGCTCACGGCCGAGCAGACCCAGGCGGCCGCGCGGGCAGCCGAGCTCAACGACACCTACCGTACGGCGATCGTCGTCTCGCTCTCCACGCTCGCCCTCGCGCTGCTCGCCGGCGTCGTCCTCGCGCTCTGGATCGCCCGTGGCATCAGCCGTCCGCTGCGGGCGGTGGCCGCCTCGCTCGGCCGGGTCGCCGAGGGGGACCTGACCGCGGAGGTCATCGATCCCGGAACGCGCGACGAGGTCGGCACCATGGCCCGCGGTCTCAAGGCCTCGCTGGACTCGATGCGGGCCAGCGTCGCCGAGGTGCTGGAGCAGGCGGGCCGTCTCGCCGCGGCCTCCGGCGACCTGAACCACGTCGCCGGGCAGATCGAGAAGGACGCCGCGGGCAACGCGACCCGCTCGGAGACCGCGGCGAACGCCGCCAACGACGTCGCGCTGAGCGTGAGCACCGTCGCGGCGGCGAGCGAGGAGATGACCGCGGCCATCGCCGACATCTCCCGCAGCGCGGCGGGCGCGGTCGAGGTCGCGCAGCAGGCGCTCACCACCGCGGCGCAGACCAACGCGTCGGTGGCCGCTCTCGGTGAGGCCAGCATGGAGGTCGGTGACGTGGTCAAGGTGATCAACAGCATCGCCGAGCAGACCAACCTCCTCGCGCTGAACGCGACGATCGAGGCGGCCCGCGCCGGCGAGGCCGGTAAGGGCTTCGCGGTGGTGGCGACCGAGGTCAAGGACCTGGCGCAGGAGACCGCCAAGGCGACCGACGAGATCAGCCGCAAGGTGCAGGCCATCCAGAACAGCAGCCGTGAGGCGGCGGACGCGCTCGGCCAGATCAGCGGAATCTTCGAGCGGATCAACGAGCACCAGATGACTGTCGCCTCCGCGGTGGAGGAGCAGACCGCCACCACCCAGGAGATCACCCGCAGCGTCGGTCAGGCGTCCAGCGGTGTGGACGACATCGCCCGCAGCGTCGGCGAGGTCTCGGCCACCGCCGAGCAGTCCCGCGCGAACGCCGGCCGTGCCGCCGGAGCCGCCGGGGACCTCGCCGCGCTGGCGGCCTCCCTGGACCGGGCCGTGTCCCGCTTCCGCGTCTGA
- a CDS encoding RDD family protein, with amino-acid sequence MTVSGTARQTRLEIAQELAAPVLGRRAAKRIAAFETGELYVEAGLIARTLSWFVDFLVFAAGVAAAFVVMAGATASADLSDTTVTLLALTLLVIVPMLYGLCYGNGRGLGAILTGTRLVRVRDGGRIGRKACWAMLLRTVLMPLLIIVMIVSMFDGGVPSADGSVVRTSIDRDATERLRALDIPER; translated from the coding sequence GTGACGGTTTCCGGCACCGCACGCCAGACCCGGCTGGAGATCGCCCAGGAGCTGGCCGCGCCGGTTCTCGGCCGCCGGGCCGCCAAGCGGATCGCCGCCTTCGAGACCGGTGAGCTGTACGTCGAGGCCGGCCTGATCGCCCGTACCCTGTCGTGGTTCGTCGATTTTCTGGTGTTCGCCGCCGGGGTCGCGGCCGCTTTCGTCGTGATGGCCGGCGCGACCGCCTCGGCCGACCTGTCCGACACCACGGTGACCCTGCTGGCGCTCACGCTGCTGGTGATCGTCCCGATGCTCTACGGGCTGTGCTACGGCAACGGCCGCGGGCTCGGCGCGATCCTGACCGGCACGCGGCTGGTCCGGGTGCGCGACGGCGGCCGCATCGGCCGGAAGGCCTGCTGGGCGATGCTGCTGCGGACCGTCCTCATGCCGCTGCTGATCATCGTCATGATCGTGAGCATGTTCGACGGCGGCGTCCCGTCGGCGGACGGCTCCGTCGTGCGGACCAGCATCGACCGGGACGCCACCGAGCGGCTGCGCGCCCTGGACATCCCGGAACGCTGA
- a CDS encoding fumarylacetoacetate hydrolase family protein: MPISLHHLRVGAGSRWTVCQDGGWAELGGTLADLLAGPLDEARAMVEAAVPGAGGFPPGACLPPVDRQEIWAAGVTYRRSRDGRREESGHGALYDHVYDSDRPEIFFKASPWRVVGDQDTVGIRADSGWDVPEAEIGLVLNAAGEVFGYTLGNDMSSRSIEGENPLYLPQAKIYDRSCALGPAIVPSWAAGPGPFDIGLRVLRDGREAYAATTTTAAMARSFTDLAGWLFRALSFPAGAVLLTGTGVVPDAAFTARPADTIEIHCPQLGTLTNRVVAVGAGR; the protein is encoded by the coding sequence ATGCCGATATCCCTTCACCACCTGCGTGTTGGCGCCGGGTCACGCTGGACAGTGTGCCAGGACGGCGGCTGGGCGGAGCTCGGTGGCACTCTGGCCGACCTGCTCGCCGGGCCGCTCGATGAGGCCCGGGCCATGGTCGAGGCCGCCGTCCCCGGCGCGGGCGGTTTCCCGCCGGGAGCCTGCCTCCCACCCGTCGACCGGCAGGAGATCTGGGCGGCCGGGGTCACCTACCGGCGCAGCCGCGACGGGCGCCGGGAGGAGTCCGGCCACGGCGCGCTCTACGACCACGTCTACGACAGCGACCGCCCGGAGATCTTCTTCAAGGCCAGCCCGTGGCGCGTCGTCGGCGACCAGGACACGGTCGGGATCCGCGCCGACTCCGGCTGGGACGTGCCCGAAGCCGAGATCGGCCTGGTGCTCAACGCGGCCGGCGAGGTGTTCGGCTACACCCTCGGCAACGACATGAGCAGCCGGTCGATCGAGGGTGAGAACCCGCTCTACCTGCCACAGGCCAAGATCTACGACCGGTCCTGCGCGCTCGGCCCGGCGATCGTGCCGAGCTGGGCGGCCGGACCCGGCCCGTTCGACATCGGCCTGCGGGTGCTGCGCGACGGCCGGGAGGCGTACGCCGCCACGACCACCACCGCGGCGATGGCGCGCAGCTTCACCGACCTGGCCGGCTGGCTGTTCCGGGCGCTGAGCTTCCCGGCCGGGGCGGTGCTGCTGACCGGCACCGGCGTGGTGCCCGACGCCGCTTTCACGGCCCGCCCCGCCGACACCATCGAGATCCACTGCCCGCAACTCGGGACGCTGACCAACCGCGTCGTCGCGGTCGGGGCCGGGCGATGA
- a CDS encoding IclR family transcriptional regulator gives MARVVPAVIRALDILELFLDRPELSAREVTERLDLPRTTVHELLVTLVERGYLIVVPGQPVRYRLGMPLFQLGSAFAGRLDLVREAQSVTRDVAAACDEAVHVAVLDGADVVYLVKVDSTHPVRMVSAVGRRLPAHCTAVGKILLAALDRPALDGVLAKGPLASMTPASITDAERLRAHLEQVRAEGVAADVGESDTAMRCVAAGVRDHAGRVVAAMSVSAPIIRWTPQSPEKWTALVREGAATLSARLGYRTTSH, from the coding sequence GTGGCCCGTGTGGTACCGGCGGTCATCCGCGCGCTCGACATCCTCGAACTGTTCCTGGACCGGCCGGAGCTGTCGGCCCGTGAGGTGACCGAGCGGCTCGACCTGCCCCGGACCACCGTCCACGAGCTGCTGGTGACGCTGGTGGAGCGGGGATATCTGATCGTCGTCCCGGGGCAGCCGGTGCGGTACCGGCTCGGCATGCCGTTGTTCCAGCTCGGTTCGGCGTTCGCCGGGCGGCTCGATCTGGTCCGCGAGGCGCAGAGCGTGACACGGGACGTGGCGGCCGCCTGCGACGAGGCGGTTCACGTGGCCGTGCTGGACGGCGCCGACGTCGTCTATCTCGTCAAGGTGGACAGCACCCACCCGGTGCGGATGGTCTCCGCGGTGGGGCGCCGGCTGCCCGCCCACTGCACGGCGGTCGGCAAGATCCTGCTGGCGGCGCTCGACCGGCCGGCGCTGGACGGCGTGCTCGCGAAGGGCCCCCTCGCGAGCATGACGCCGGCCAGCATCACCGACGCGGAGCGGCTGCGGGCGCATCTCGAGCAGGTCCGCGCCGAGGGCGTCGCGGCCGACGTCGGCGAGTCCGACACCGCGATGCGCTGCGTCGCCGCGGGGGTCCGGGACCACGCGGGCCGGGTGGTCGCCGCGATGAGCGTGTCGGCGCCGATCATCCGCTGGACCCCGCAGTCGCCGGAGAAGTGGACCGCTCTGGTGCGCGAGGGGGCGGCCACGCTCTCCGCCCGGCTGGGGTATCGCACCACTTCGCACTGA